The Metamycoplasma subdolum DNA window TCTTGTGTGAAAAATTTCGTGCGTTTTTTTCCCTTCTTCACTTTTTAAATAAGTTTTAATCTTTCCATATATTGTTTTTAGTGGATCTAGCAAAGATCATATTTCTTTTGAAAATTGAATCTTGGCTTTCGCATAAACTATAAAACCATCAAAAACTTTTTTTGTTTTCAAAAATGGTTTTTTAACTTCATCGTTAAATAGCTTTTGAACTTTATGCAAGCAACTGAATTCAAACTTATTGTGATTTTTTTTGTGATTGCTAATCTTATTTAAAATTCTTTCAATGTGATAATTTATCTCACTTTGTAGATCGCGAAAAACATTAGTTTTTTTAGCAAGTTCAATTTCATATTCTTTATAAATTTCATCGTTTTGGCTAATTAGATTAAATTGATTATTGTTTTCATCAATAATTAAATATTTTTGAGCCAAATCCTTGCGAATTTCTTTAACTTTTTCAATCATTTTTTTAGGTTTAATCTTAATTAAATAAACAAAGATCATCGCGAGGCAAAGACCTAAAATTAAGACTGAAAGAATTATTATTAAAACTAACATGTTTTTGCTAATCATATAATTAATTTTAAACTAAACAAAAAAGGGCAAACTATTCTTTATTAATAAATTTATAATTTTTATATATAATTGTAAAATATGAAAAGCACCAAAAAGGTTTCACTTGCTTGTCAAGTATGTTTTAGAAAAAATTATTACACTAAAAAAAGTAACAGTGCAAGATTAGAAATAAAGAAATTTTGCTCATTTTGTAATAAACAAACAGAACACAAAGAGGAAAAGTAATGGATGAAATTAAAGAAGAAAAAATAGAAGATAAAA harbors:
- the rpmG gene encoding 50S ribosomal protein L33, encoding MKSTKKVSLACQVCFRKNYYTKKSNSARLEIKKFCSFCNKQTEHKEEK